The following proteins come from a genomic window of Gossypium raimondii isolate GPD5lz chromosome 5, ASM2569854v1, whole genome shotgun sequence:
- the LOC105769441 gene encoding E3 ubiquitin-protein ligase UPL2 has translation MANIRSTLPSRLRQLLSGETDIGPSIKLDSEPPPQIKAFIDKVIQSPLQDIAIPLSGFRWEYSKGNFHHWRPLFLHFDTYFKTYVSCRNDLLLSDKILEDDSPFPKHSVLQILRVMQMILENCHNKSSFDGLEHFKFLLSSTDPEVLIATLETLSALVKINPSKAHGSGKLIGCVSVNSYLLSLAQGWGSKEEGLGLYSCVLANEKTNDEGLSLFPSDMENDHDKSQHRIGSSLYFELHGPNTQGTEESSGNASSNSRVIHMPDLHLQEEDDLLIMKQCIEQYNIPTELRFSLLTRIRYAHAFRSPKICRLYSRICLLAFIVLVQSNDANDELASFFANEPEYTNELIRIVRSEETIPGTIRTLAMLALGAQLAAYSASHDRARILSGSSISFTVGNRMILLNVLQKAVLSLKGSSDSSSLAFIEALLQFYLLHIVSSSASGSNIRGSGMVPTFLPLLEDSDPNHMHLVYLAVKALQKLMDYSSSAVSLLRELGGVELLSLRLQIEVHRIIGVSGGNDNSVVIGECSRYNDDQLHSQKRLIKVLLKALGSATYAPANSARVQNPHDSSLPGTLSLIYGNAEKFGGDIYYSAVTVMSEIIHKDPTCLAALLELGLPDAFLSSVLSGVLPSSKAITCIPNGLSAICLNAKGLEAVKETSALRFLVDIFTSKKYVLAMNEAIVPLANAVEELLRHVSSLRSSGVDIIIEIVNKIASFGDNSTCSTSLSVEKVNGSTAMETDSEDKGNEEHCCPVGELESVTDGISDEQFLQLSILHLMVLLHRTENSETCRLFVEKSGIEALLKLLLRPSIVQSSEGMSIALHSTVVFKGFTQHHSAPLARAFCSSLREHLKKALTGFGAVSGSFLLDPSVMPDDGIFSPLFLIEFLLFLAASKDNRWVSALLAELGNGSKDVLEDIGRVHREILWQIALLEDAKVEIEDDGVSASSAEPESQQGSSATDTEEQRMNSFRHFLDPLLRRRTPGWSIESQFFDLINLYRDLGRATGFQQRLRIDGSNVRFGANHSTSSDASGSVSKKEHDRQRSNHTSCCDMVRSLSFHITHLFQEVGKVMLLPSRRRDDTVNASLASKLVASIFASIALDHMNFGGHVKSSGSEASISTKCRYFGKVIDFIDSILLDRPDSCNAIMLNCLYGRGVVKSVLTTFEATSQLLFAVNRAPASPMDTDDGNVKQDEKEDGDHAWIYGPLASYGKLMDHLVTSSFILSPFTKHLLVQPLLSGDVPFPRDPETFVKVLQSMVLKAVLPVWADPQFTDCSYDFITTIISIIRHIYSGVEVKNISSGNNARVTGPPPNETAIATIVEMGFSRSRAEEALRQVGSNSVELAMEWLFSHPEEIQEDDELARALAMSLGNSETDTNVDVTNDSSQQLEEEMAQLPPIEELLSTCTKLLQMKEPLAFPVRDLLVLICSQNDGQYRSSVINFILDQVRDSSSASVSRNNSLLSALFHLLALILQEDVGAREIASKTGLVRLVTDLLSEWDSGLVDKEKPQVPKWVTTAFLALDRLLQVDKKLDSEILEQLKGDNLSSQQISVSIDEDKKSKLHSSFGSPRNIDIYEQKRLIEIACGCIRNQFPSETVHAVLQLCSTLTRTHSLAVCFLDGGGVSSLLSLPTSSLFPGFDNVAASIIRHVLEDPQTLQHAMEAEIKHNLVAMANRHSNGRVSPRNFLVNLSSVVSRDPVIFMQAVKSVCQVEMVGDRPYVVLIKDRDKDKSKEKEKGSEKDKSQQIDGKGNLCNVNSAGPGIGHGKFNDLNSKSVKMHRKSPQSFVNVIELLLDLVVSFIPPLTEDINMKAHGDAPPSTDMEIDVAAIKGKGKAIASLSLENEVSSQDVSASLAKIVFIFKLLTEILLMYASSVHVLLRRDGEIGSCRAPHQKGSTGLTGGGIFHHILHRFIPYSQNSKKERKTDGDWRHKLATRASQFLVASCVRSAEAKRRVFTEINCIFNNFVDSCPGFRPPRGDMQHFVDLLNDILVARTPTGSCISAEASATFIDVGLIVSLTRTLEVLDLDHAESPKAVTGLIKALELVTKEHVHSVDSSAIKGENSVKPADRNQTGRTDNIVDASQSMEMASQSNDAIAADRIESFNRVQNYGGSEAVTDDMEHDQDLDGGFAPAAEDDYMQETSEDARALENGVNNVGIHFEIQPHEQENLDDDEDEDEEMSGDDGDEDDDDVHHLSHPDTDQDDHEIDDDEFDDEVLEDDGDDEDDGDDEGGVILRLEEGTNGMDMFDRIEVFGRDHNFADETLRVMPIEVFGSRRQGRTTSIYSLLGRSGENSAPSRHPLLLGPSSLQSASPRQSENAHDMILADRNSDSTSTRLDTIFRSLRNGRHSHRLNLWVDESQQSSGSSVATVPQGLEELLVSQLRRPGPEKSPDQKTSVVEPQNQVEGSQLQEPGTGTTPENRAENNVYNENANASLSSEAIGSALNADRRPAVSDPLQGTDASSVHSQSVEMQFEQNDAAARDVEAVSQESSGSGATLGESLRSLDVEIGSADGHDEGGERHGSSDRTPEPQVARARRTNVGIVNSGRDAPLHSVTEVSENSSREADQDGPAAEQQINSDAGSGSIDPAFLEALPEELRAEVLSAQQGQVAQPSNSEQQNSGDIDPEFLAALPPDIRAEVLAQQQAQRLHQSHELEGQPVEMDTVSIIATFPSDLREEVLLTSSDAILANLTPALVAEANMLRERFAHRYHNRSLFGMYPRNRRGESSRRGEGVGSSLDRMAGSIVSRRSVSAKLIEAEGAPLVGTEALRAMVRILRIVQPLYKGSLQKLLLNLCAHNETRKALVKILMDMLMLDTRKPVNYSNAIEPPYRLYGCQNNVMYSRPQHFDGVPPLVSRRVLETLTYLARNHPYVAKILLQFRLPLPILQEQRNIDQSRGKALMNEVQLEGFSSIALLLSLLNQPLYLRSIAHLEQLLNLLDVIVDHVERKSLSSEKSKASSTEQVPASRISLADADTSAEKAPSDVESQLKAVDCSIPSTSDSSNECDPLSILTNLPQVELRLLCSLLAREGLSDNAYGLVAEVMKKLVAIAPSHCHLFISELADAVQNLIKSAMDELRMFGEALKALLSSISSDGAAILRVLQALSSLVSSITEREKDLQLLPEIERSTALSKVLDINAALEPLWTELSTCISKIESYSDSAPDLLAPSRTTTTRSGVTPPLPAGTQNILPYIESFFVMCEKLHPAQPSSGQDFSMATLSDAEDASTSSGQQKTACPVSKFDEKHVAFVKFSEKHRKLLNAFIRQNPGLLEKSFSLMLKVPRFVDFDNKRAHFRSKIKHQHDNHHSPLRISVRRAYILEDSYNQLRMRTTQDLKGRLTVHFQGEEGIDAGGLTREWYQLLSRVIFDKGALLFTTVGNESTFQPNPNSVYQTEHLSYFKFVGRVVGKALFDGQLLDVHFTRSFYKHILGAKVTYHDIEAIDPDYFKNLKWMLENDISDVLGLTFSIDADEEKLILYERTQVTDYELIPGGRNIKVTEENKHQYVDLVVEHRLTTAIRPQINAFLEGFNELIPRELISVFNDKELELLISGLPDIDLDDMRANTEYSGYSAASPVIQWFWEVVQGFSKEDKARLLQFVTGTSKVPLEGFSALQGISGSQKFQIHKAYGSPDHLPSAHTCFNQLDLPEYPSKEHLEERLLLAIHEANEGFGFG, from the exons TTGCAGGAGGAGGATGATCTTTTAATAATGAAGCAATGTATTGAGCAGTACAACATACCGACTGAGCTCCGGTTTTCATTGCTAACAAGAATTAGATATGCACATGCCTTTCGGTCACCCAAGATATGCAGGCTGTACAGCAGGATTTGCCTTCTTGCATTTATTGTGCTTGTTCAGTCTAATGATGCTAATGATGAGCTGGCATCATTTTTTGCAAATGAGCCAGAGTATACAAATGAATTGATCAGAATCGTACGCTCTGAGGAAACGATTCCTGGAACTATTAGAACACTTGCGATGCTTGCATTAGGAGCTCAGTTAGCTGCATATTCAGCATCTCATGACCGGGCACGAATTTTGAGTGGATCAAGTATTAGTTTTACTGTAGGAAATCGGATGATTCTCCTGAATGTGCTGCAGAAGGCAGTTCTGTCACTGAAAGGTTCTAGTGATTCATCATCCCTTGCTTTTATTGAGGCTCTTCTTCAGTTCTATCTGCTTCATATTGTGTCATCCTCTGCTTCAGGGAGTAATATTAGAGGGTCAGGAATGGTTCCAACCTTTTTACCTCTTTTGGAGGATTCTGACCCAAATCATATGCATCTTGTGTATTTGGCTGTAAAAGCTCTACAAAAGCTCATGGATTACAGTAGTTCAGCTGTGTCATTGCTTAGAGAACTGGGTGGGGTGGAGCTTTTGTCTCTGAGACTACAGATAGAAGTGCATAGAATTATTGGTGTGTCTGGTGGAAATGATAATTCGGTGGTCATTGGTGAATGCTCAAGATACAATGATGATCAGTTGCATTCCCAGAAGAGGCTTATCAAGGTGCTTTTGAAAGCTCTTGGTTCTGCTACATATGCCCCTGCAAATTCTGCCAGAGTACAGAATCCACATGACAGTTCTCTGCCTGGGACGCTCTCACTCATATATGGCAATGCTGAAAAATTTGGAGGAGATATTTATTACTCAGCTGTGACTGTTATGAGTGAAATTATCCATAAAGATCCAACTTGTCTTGCTGCACTTCTTGAACTTGGTCTTCCAGATGCCTTTTTATCTTCTGTCTTATCCGGAGTGCTTCCATCTTCAAAGGCTATAACATGTATTCCCAATGGCCTTAGTGCCATTTGTCTTAATGCCAAAGGCTTGGAGGCCGTGAAAGAAACATCAGCATTGCGATTTTTGGTTGACATCTTCACCAGCAAGAAGTATGTGCTTGCGATGAATGAAGCAATTGTTCCTTTGGCTAATGCGGTTGAAGAGCTTCTGCGTCATGTATCTTCATTGAGAAGCAGTGGTGTTGATATAATAATTGAGATTGTAAATAAAATTGCTTCCTTTGGAGACAACAGTACATGTTCCACATCATTATCTGTTGAAAAAGTTAATGGGAGTACTGCAATGGAAACTGATTCTGAAGACAAAGGAAATGAAGAGCATTGCTGTCCTGTTGGTGAACTGGAATCTGTAACTGATGGAATTAGTGATGAGCAGTTTCTCCAATTGAGCATCTTGCATCTGATGGTTCTGCTTCATAGAACAGAGAATTCTGAAACATGTCGCCTGTTTGTGGAGAAATCAGGAATTGAGGCTTTACTGAAGCTTCTTTTAAGGCCCAGTATTGTACAGTCATCAGAGGGGATGTCAATTGCTTTACATAGCACTGTGGTTTTTAAAGGGTTCACCCAGCATCACTCTGCTCCTCTTGCACGCGCATTCTGTTCTTCTCTTAGGGAACATTTAAAGAAAGCTTTGACTGGATTTGGTGCAGTTTCAGGGTCCTTTTTACTGGATCCTAGTGTGATGCCTGATGATGGAATCTTTTCTCCCCTTTTCCTCATTGAGTTCCTTCTATTTCTTGCTGCTTCCAAAGATAATCGCTGGGTTAGTGCGTTGCTTGCAGAACTTGGAAATGGCAGCAAAGATGTTCTGGAAGATATTGGTCGTGTCCATCGTGAAATTTTGTGGCAGATTGCTCTCCTTGAAGATGCCAAGGTTGAAATTGAGGATGATGGTGTGAGCGCTAGTTCTGCTGAGCCTGAGTCACAACAGGGTTCTAGTGCTACCGATACTGAAGAGCAAAGGATGAACTCCTTTAGACATTTCCTTGATCCATTATTAAGGAGGAGGACACCAGGATGGAGTATTGAATCCCAGTTCTTCGACCTCATAAACCTTTATCGTGACCTTGGCCGTGCTACCGGCTTTCAACAGAGATTGCGCATTGATGGTTCGAATGTGCGTTTTGGAGCCAATCATTCTACTTCATCTGATGCTTCTGGATCTGTCAGTAAAAAGGAACATGACAGACAgagatccaatcacacctcttGCTGTGACATGGTGAGGTCACTTTCCTTCCACATTACCCATTTGTTTCAAGAGGTGGGAAAAGTGATGTTACTTCCATCGCGTCGTCGGGATGATACTGTCAATGCTTCCCTTGCATCAAAATTGGTTGCGTCTATTTTTGCCTCTATTGCATTGGATCATATGAACTTTGGAGGTCATGTTAAATCTTCAGGCTCAGAAGCATCCATATCGACAAAATGTCGCTACTTTGGTAAGGTTATTGATTTCATTGACAGCATTCTTCTGGACAGGCCCGATTCCTGCAATGCTATAATGCTAAATTGCTTATATGGTCGTGGAGTTGTTAAATCTGTTTTGACAACTTTCGAAGCTACCAGTCAATTACTATTTGCAGTTAATAGGGCACCAGCATCTCCAATGGATACAGATGATGGTAATGTAAAGCAGGATGAAAAGGAAGATGGAGATCATGCATGGATTTATGGTCCATTGGCTAGCTATGGTAAACTTATGGATCACCTTGTGAcatcttcttttattttgtctCCATTTACCAAACACCTGCTCGTGCAACCACTTCTGAGTGGAGATGTCCCTTTCCCAAGGGATCCTGAAACTTTTGTGAAGGTGCTTCAATCCATGGTGCTTAAGGCAGTCCTTCCAGTTTGGGCAGACCCACAGTTTACCGATTGCAGTTATGATTTCATCACTACGATTATATCTATCATTAGGCACATTTACTCTGGTGTTGAAGTGAAAAATATTTCCAGTGGTAATAATGCCCGTGTTACTGGACCCCCTCCAAATGAAACAGCCATAGCAACAATTGTAGAGATGGGATTTTCAAGGTCCAGGGCCGAAGAGGCTTTGAGACAAGTTGGATCTAACAGTGTGGAGTTAGCAATGGAGTGGTTATTCTCCCATCCAGAGGAAATCCAAGAGGATGATGAACTTGCTCGTGCACTTGCCATGTCTCTTGGGAACTCCGAAACTGACACAAATGTAGATGTTACAAATGACAGTAGCCAACAACTGGAAGAAGAGATGGCCCAACTTCCCCCTATTGAGGAGTTGTTGTCGACATGTACAAAGCTGCTTCAGATGAAGGAACCTCTAGCGTTCCCGGTTAGAGATCTTCTTGTGTTGATATGCTCCCAAAATGATGGTCAATATAGGTCCAGTGTCATTAATTTCATTCTTGACCAAGTAAGAGATTCTAGTTCTGCTTCTGTTAGCAGAAACAATTCGCTGCTGTCTGCACTTTTCCATCTTCTTGCTTTAATTCTTCAAGAGGATGTGGGGGCACGGGAAATTGCCTCAAAGACTGGACTCGTAAGACTTGTGACTGATTTACTTTCAGAATGGGACTCTGGCTTAGTAGATAAGGAGAAACCACAAGTTCCAAAGTGGGTAACCACTGCTTTCCTTGCTCTTGATAGGCTACTTCAGGtggataaaaaattagattCTGAAATTCTTGAGCAGTTAAAAGGGGATAATCTTAGTAGCCAACAGATATCTGTTAGTATTGATGAGGATAAGAAAAGTAAGCTGCATTCTTCATTTGGATCTCCAAGAAATATAGATATCTATGAGCAAAAGAGACTGATTGAGATTGCTTGTGGATGTATAAGGAACCAGTTTCCATCTGAAACAGTGCATGCTGTCCTGCAGCTGTGTTCTACTCTTACTAGAACCCATTCTCTTGCTGTTTGTTTTCTTGATGGTGGGGGTGTAAGTTCACTTCTTTCATTGCCGACAAGTAGTCTCTTCCCTGGGTTTGACAATGTTGCTGCTAGTATTATCCGCCATGTCCTTGAAGATCCTCAAACCTTGCAGCACGCGATGGAAGCTGAGATAAAGCACAATCTTGTGGCTATGGCTAACAGGCATTCGAATGGAAGGGTTAGCCCACGCAATTTCCTGGTCAACCTAAGTTCTGTTGTTTCTCGTGATCCAGTGATATTCATGCAGGCTGTTAAGTCTGTCTGTCAAGTTGAGATGGTTGGTGACAGACCTTAtgttgttttgattaaagacCGTGACAAGGATAAAtcaaaagagaaggaaaaaggaTCAGAAAAAGATAAATCACAGCAAATTGATGGAAAGGGTAATTTGTGTAATGTGAATTCTGCAGGTCCTGGGATCGGACATggaaaatttaatgatttaaattcaaagtcTGTTAAAATGCATAGAAAATCTCCCCAGAGCTTTGTAAATGTGATTGAGCTTCTTTTGGACTTGGTTGTTTCTTTTATACCTCCCTTGACAGAAGATATTAACATGAAGGCGCATGGTGATGCACCACCATCAACTGATATGGAAATTGATGTTGCTGCCATCAAGGGTAAAGGAAAAGCCATTGCTTCTTTGTCTTTGGAGAATGAAGTTTCTAGCCAAGATGTGTCTGCCTCACTTGCAAAGATAGTATTCATCTTTAAACTTTTGACAGAGATCCTGTTAATGTACGCATCATCTGTTCATGTGCTGCTTCGCAGAGATGGTGAAATTGGTAGCTGTAGGGCCCCTCATCAAAAGGGCTCAACTGGTTTAACCGGTGGTGGAATATTTCACCACATTCTTCACAGGTTTATCCCATATTCACAGAATTCAAAGAAGGAAAGGAAAACTGATGGTGACTGGAGGCATAAACTGGCAACCAGAGCTAGTCAATTCCTGGTGGCATCTTGTGTGCGTTCTGCAGAGGCAAAGAGGAGAGTCTTCACAGAGATCAATTGTATTTTCAATAACTTTGTTGATTCCTGCCCTGGTTTCAGACCACCAAGGGGTGATATGCAGCATTTTGTTGATTTGCTAAATGATATACTAGTTGCTCGTACCCCAACTGGTTCATGCATCTCGGCAGAAGCATCTGCCACTTTTATAGATGTTGGTTTGATCGTGTCGTTAACACGCACCCTTGAAGTTTTGGATTTGGATCATGCTGAGTCACCTAAAGCTGTCACAGGGCTCATCAAAGCTTTGGAACTTGTAACCAAGGAGCATGTTCATTCTGTTGATTCTTCTGCTATTAAAGGTGAGAATTCAGTCAAACCTGCTGATCGTAATCAAACTGGGAGAACAGATAATATTGTTGATGCATCACAGTCCATGGAAATGGCATCGCAGTCCAATGATGCAATTGCAGCTGACCGAATTGAATCTTTCAACAGAGTCCAAAACTATGGTGGTTCTGAAGCTGTTACAGATGATATGGAACATGACCAGGATCTTGATGGGGGTTTTGCTCCTGCTGCTGAGGATGATTATATGCAAGAAACCTCTGAGGATGCAAGGGCTCTTGAAAATGGTGTAAACAATGTGGGGATCCATTTTGAAATCCAGCCACATGAGCAAGAAAACCTTGATGATGATGAGGATGAGGATGAGGAGATGTCCGGAGATGATGgggatgaagatgatgatgatgtacATCACCTGTCTCATCCAGACACAGATCAAGATGACCATGAGATTGATGATGATGAGTTTGATGACGAAGTGTTGGaggatgatggtgatgatgaggACGATGGCGATGATGAGGGTGGTGTTATTCTGCGGTTGGAGGAGGGTACCAATGGAATGGATATGTTTGATCGGATTGAGGTTTTTGGCAGAGACCACAATTTTGCTGATGAAACTCTTCGTGTAATGCCAATTGAAGTTTTTGGTTCCAGGCGTCAAGGACGCACCACATCCATTTACAGTCTTTTGGGGCGGAGTGGTGAGAATTCAGCCCCCTCGAGACATCCTCTTTTATTGGGCCCTTCATCACTACAATCAGCCTCTCCAAGGCAATCAG AAAATGCCCATGATATGATTCTCGCAGACAGAAACTCTGATAGCACCTCAACACGTTTGGATACTATTTTCCGGTCTCTTAGGAATGGGCGTCACAGCCATCGTTTGAATTTGTGGGTTGATGAGAGCCAGCAAAGCAGTGGGTCAAGTGTGGCTACTGTACCACAAGGTCTTGAAGAATTGCTTGTCTCCCAATTGAGGCGACCAGGCCCTGAGAAATCTCCTGATCAGAAGACATCAGTAGTGGAACCTCAGAACCAGGTTGAAGGTAGTCAGTTACAGGAACCAGGGACTGGTACAACGCCTGAGAATCGTGCAGAAAACAATGTTTATAATGAAAATGCTAATGCATCTCTATCTTCCGAAGCAATTGGTAGCGCTCTCAATGCTGATAGGAGACCTGCAGTAAGTGATCCTCTACAAGGCACAGATGCATCAAGTGTACATTCGCAATCTGTTGAAATGCAATTTGAGCAAAATGATGCAGCTGCTCGAGATGTTGAAGCAGTGAGCCAAGAAAGTAGTGGTAGTGGGGCTACTTTAGGGGAAAGCCTTCGAAGCCTTGATGTTGAGATTGGAAGTGCAGATGGCCATGATGAAGGTGGAGAGAGACATGGATCTTCTGATAGAACTCCTGAACCACAGGTTGCTCGTGCAAGAAGAACAAATGTTGGTATTGTGAATAGTGGCAGAGATGCCCCGCTTCATAGTGTTACTGAGGTTTCAGAGAACTCAAGTCGAGAGGCAGATCAAGATGGTCCAGCTGCAGAGCAGCAGATAAATAGTGATGCTGGTTCTGGATCAATTGACCCTGCATTTTTAGAAGCTCTCCCCGAGGAATTGCGTGCTGAAGTTCTTTCAGCTCAGCAGGGTCAAGTGGCACAGCCTTCAAATTCTGAACAACAGAATTCTGGAGATATAGATCCAGAATTTCTTGCAGCCCTTCCCCCAGATATTAGAGCTGAAGTCCTAGCACAACAGCAAGCGCAAAGGCTTCATCAATCTCACGAACTTGAAGGGCAACCAGTTGAAATGGACACGGTCTCAATAATAGCAACATTTCCTTCAGATTTGCGAGAAGAg GTTCTCCTAACGTCATCTGATGCTATTCTTGCTAATCTCACTCCTGCACTTGTTGCGGAGGCGAACATGTTGCGCGAGAGATTTGCGCATCGCTATCATAATCGTAGCTTGTTTGGAATGTATCCTAGGAATCGCAGAGGTGAATCTTCTAGGAGAGGCGAAGGTGTTGGATCCAGCCTGGACAGAATGGCAGGAAGTATTGTGTCCCGCAGATCTGTTTCTGCTAAGCTAATTGAAGCTGAAGGAGCGCCTCTGGTTGGCACAGAAGCTCTCCGAGCAATGGTTCGGATACTTCGCATAGTTCAG CCACTCTATAAAGGTTCGTTGCAGAAGCTGCTCTTGAATTTATGTGCTCATAATGAAACAAGAAAAGCGCTAGTTAAAATCTTGATGGACATGCTGATGCTTGATACAAGAAAGCCTGTCAATTATTCAAATGCAATTGAACCTCCTTACAGGCTTTACGGTTGCCAGAATAATGTTATGTATTCTCGTCCTCAACATTTTGATG GAGTTCCTCCTTTGGTGTCTAGGCGAGTGCTTGAAACTCTCACTTACTTGGCTCGAAACCATCCATATGTTGCGAAGATTTTACTTCAGTTCAGGTTGCCTCTTCCTATCTTACAAGAGCAAAGGAATATTGATCAGTCACGTGGAAAAGCTTTGATGAATGAGGTGCAGCTGGAAGGATTCAGTTCTATTGCATTGCTTCTGAGCCTTCTCAATCAACCCCTGTACTTGAGAAGTATAGCCCATCTTGAACAG CTGCTTAACTTGTTGGATGTCATTGTTGACCATGTGGAAAGGAAGTCCCTTTCATCTGAGAAATCGAAAGCATCTTCCACTGAACAAGTACCTGCTTCACGAATTTCATTGGCTGATGCTGACACCAGTGCGGAGAAGGCTCCTTCTGATGTTGAATCACAATTGAAGGCTGTTGACTGCTCCATACCTTCAACATCTGATTCAAGTAATGAATGTGATCCGCTCAGTATACTGACCAATCTCCCACAAGTGGAGCTCCGACTTTTATGCTCATTGCTTGCACGGGAAGG ATTGTCAGATAATGCATATGGCCTGGTTGCTGAGGTAATGAAGAAGTTGGTTGCAATTGCTCCTAGCCACTGTCATCTGTTTATTTCTGAGCTAGCAGATGCTGTACAAAATCTGATTAAATCTGCCATGGATGAGTTACGCATGTTTGGAGAAGCTTTGAAAGCTTTACTCAGCTCAATATCTTCTGATGGAGCTGCAATTTTAAGGGTCTTACAGGCACTGAGTTCTCTTGTTTCTTCAATAACTGAGAGAGAAAAGGATCTGCAGCTGCTTCCTGAAATAGAGCGTTCTACTGCTCTTTCTAAGGTGTTGGACATTAATGCCGCCTTAGAACCTTTGTGGACAGAGTTGAGTACTTGCATAAGCAAAATAGAGAGCTATTCAGATTCTGCACCAGATTTATTAGCTCCTTCGAGAACGACCACAACACGTTCTGGTGTAACACCACCCCTTCCTGCAGGCACTCAAAACATCTTACCATATATTGAATCCTTTTTCGTGATGTGTGAGAAGTTACATCCTGCACAGCCAAGTTCTGGTCAAGATTTTAGCATGGCTACACTTTCCGATGCTGAGGATGCCAGCACATCTTCTGGCCAGCAGAAAACTGCTTGTCCTGTctcaaaatttgatgaaaaacaTGTTGCCTTTGTGAAGTTCTCTGAGAAACATCGGAAGTTGCTAAATGCTTTTATCCGTCAAAACCCCGGGCTGCTTGAGAAGTCATTTTCACTCATGCTGAAAGTTCCCCGCTTTGTTGATTTTGATAATAAACGTGCTCACTTCAGGTCTAAAATAAAGCATCAACATGATAATCATCACAGTCCTCTGAGAATATCAGTTAGAAGGGCTTACATTCTTGAGGATTCATATAACCAACTGCGGATGCGGACAACTCAAGATTTGAAGGGGAGATTAACTGTTCACTTCCAAGGAGAGGAAGGTATTGATGCGGGTGGGCTTACAAGGGAATGGTATCAGCTCTTGTCCAGGGTTATATTTGACAAAGGAGCTTTGCTTTTCACTACTGTGGGTAATGAGTCCACATTCCAGCCTAACCCGAACTCAGTCTACCAAACAGAGCATCTTTCATACTTCAAATTTGTTGGGCGAGTT gtcGGCAAAGCACTTTTTGATGGGCAACTCTTGGATGTCCACTTCACTCGATCTTTCTACAAGCATATCTTGGGGGCGAAAGTTACTTATCATGACATTGAAGCAATTGATCCTGATTATTTCAAAAACCTAAAGTGGATGCTTGAG AATGATATTAGTGATGTCCTGGGCCTTACTTTTAGCATTGATGCTGATGAGGAGAAGCTGATATTGTATGAAAGGACACAG GTGACTGACTATGAGCTGATTCCTGGTGGTCGGAACATTAAAGTTACTGAGGAGAATAAACACCAATATGTTGACTTGGTTGTTGAGCATCGTCTGACAACAGCTATCCGTCCTCAAATAAATGCATTTCTGGAAGGATTCAATGAATTAATTCCTAGGGAattaatttctgtttttaatGACAAGGAGCTGGAGTTACTGATAAGTGGTCTTCCTGATATTGATC TGGATGACATGAGGGCAAATACGGAGTACTCTGGTTATAGTGCAGCATCACCTGTTATTCAGTGGTTTTGGGAGGTTGTTCAGGGGTTCAGCAAGGAGGATAAAGCTCGGCTTCTACAGTTTGTGACAGGCACCTCAAAG GTGCCATTAGAAGGCTTTAGTGCACTTCAAGGAATTTCAGGTTCTCAGAAGTTTCAGATACACAAAGCATATGGCAGCCCTGATCACTTGCCTTCTGCTCATACCTG TTTCAATCAATTGGATTTGCCCGAGTACCCATCTAAGGAACATCTAGAAGAGAGATTGCTACTCGCAATTCATGAGGCCAATGAAGGGTTTGGATTTGGTTAA